GGATCAGAGCCTGCCCTCACCACAATGATCCCTCGCTCCAAACAGCTCTGCCAGAAATCCAGGATGTGCTCCCGCGGCTCCTGCCACGACTACGAGTCCTCCTGCCATGAATCCCGCTCCTCCTGCCACGACTCGGGGTCCTCGTGCCACTACACCATCCAGAGGCAGCCTGTGCAGAAGTTCAGCTACGTGAcgccctgctgtgccccagtgcagagTTACTGCCCCCCCAGTGCAGCGTTATTGCCCCCCAGTGCAGCGTTACTGCcccccagtgcagccc
This sequence is a window from Oenanthe melanoleuca isolate GR-GAL-2019-014 chromosome 25, OMel1.0, whole genome shotgun sequence. Protein-coding genes within it:
- the LOC130262915 gene encoding putative small proline-rich protein 5; its protein translation is MCSRGSCHDYESSCHESRSSCHDSGSSCHYTIQRQPVQKFSYVTPCCAPVQSYCPPMQPCCPPVQRYCPPVCPQVTKNICKLPMYPKY